GGATCTATATTTTCGGCTTTTAGCCGATGGTTCACAATTTTCCGGGCCTGTCTGCAGGCCCGGTCCCCCAAAATAATACGAAAAAAAGTCCCGCTTAATAAACCCACAGTCTTACACCCCTTGTGCACTGTGTGTCTATTAAGCAGGACTCACCAAAAACCATCCATGCATTACTATTTTGTTTTTAAAAGTTTACCAGAAAGCCTTTTTGCTGATGGTGATCCCTGCGAAACCGGCATGCTGTACCTTTTCGATCATCTCAGCGGTCTGGATAAAGCCTCCTGCCAACAGCGGAATCCGGGATACCCGTTTCAGCTCGTCTATAAAACCGAGGGCCGCTACGGCGGGCAGCACTTCGGCTGCGTCGACCTTGGCGGATTCCAGAATCCTCAGGCTGGTATCAAAGCCCCTTGAATCGACAATGAAGAAACGCTGCACTGTTACCAGGCCGCACCGCTTGGCCATGCCGAGCTTGGTGCTGTCGGTCGACATCACGCCGTCCACCCTGTAATAGTTTTTCAGCAGCTTCATGCCCACCTGGTCACGTCCAAAGCCTCCGAGAAGCTCCAGGTTTACCCAGGCGTCCTTGCCGCTCCGGTGGACCATCTCCACCAGGGACTGCAGATTGGCGATATTGGCTTCGGTCAGGAGGACGATCTCCCTCGAACTTTTGAGGGCCACCTCTAAATCATTAAGCCGTCTGATGGACGGGATCATTTGAAATTTTCCAAAGTCAATTTTACTCATAGTCACTCACCAATTGTCTAAATATTATCACAGAAAAATGAAAGCGTCAACAGAAAAATCGAAAAATAAAAAAAGCCCCGAAGGGCTTCAAAACGGATCACAGATTTTTCGGCAATTCTTTATTCTGGCCGGATATTGCCGAAAAATCTGCGTTTGCTTCGTTA
The DNA window shown above is from Eubacterium limosum and carries:
- a CDS encoding glycerol-3-phosphate responsive antiterminator; this translates as MSKIDFGKFQMIPSIRRLNDLEVALKSSREIVLLTEANIANLQSLVEMVHRSGKDAWVNLELLGGFGRDQVGMKLLKNYYRVDGVMSTDSTKLGMAKRCGLVTVQRFFIVDSRGFDTSLRILESAKVDAAEVLPAVAALGFIDELKRVSRIPLLAGGFIQTAEMIEKVQHAGFAGITISKKAFW